The following nucleotide sequence is from Paenibacillus antri.
CGTGTAGCCGATATCCCCAGCTTTGCATTACCTACATGGGAGCAGGTCAGAAACAGAAAATACGATGTTTGGGACCGTGAACACATCATCATCGATACTGCTCACCGAACTGTGGACGAATGTCTGAAAACGTTGCGCGCACGGTTGGAACAGGAACTTAAAAGACGGCGGTTGAATCAGGATCGGCATGACCGAGTATGTCTGAAATGGTGGAAAGAGGCGTGTCCTGTTCCAAGAGCCTGCTCGCCATCGTGTGCCGGAGAGAGTGCATGCCGCGGCGTTTTTTTAACGTCGGCAAATGTGCCAGTTCCATATATCGTTTAATTAGTTGACTC
It contains:
- a CDS encoding tyrosine-type recombinase/integrase, coding for MIDYLKYGRPKVDSPFLFIRHMAPFGPFSEDDHLSQLIKRYMELAHLPTLKKRRGMHSLRHTMASRLLEQDTPLSTISDILGHADPDSTAVF